A stretch of the Lolium perenne isolate Kyuss_39 chromosome 3, Kyuss_2.0, whole genome shotgun sequence genome encodes the following:
- the LOC127344019 gene encoding G-type lectin S-receptor-like serine/threonine-protein kinase At4g27290 yields the protein MTTRALALLLALAASFFSHSVAATDIIDLTTSITGNQTLVSTGGVFQLGFFIPPGGRRTYLGIWYASIPSKPVVWVANRNNPLFRTPGALSLTSDGRLVIVDRRNSTVWSSPAPTSSESPITTRAAAQLRDNGNFLLSSDGSGSPESVAWQSFDYPTDTLLPGMKLGIDLKKRLSWNITSWNSASDPSSGLYTFKVILGGLPEFFLFRGPEVIYASGPFNGAGLTGVPNLRSPNFVFKVVSTSDETYYSYAVTDPSLLSRFVANGEAGRLQRYVWTNGNWSSFWYYPTDPCDNYAMCGPFGYCDMTATPLCSCLPGFQPRSQQQWTLRDATGGCVRSTKLTCADAGDGFWPMNRMKLPQATNATVYADMTLDHCRQVCLANCSCRAYSAANMSGGVSRGCVIWGVDLLDMRQYPGVVQDVYIRLAQSEVDALSAAAATRRRPKMKLLIAIVAGVAGVLLLGAIGCGCFWRNRKRKKVQAKTTPSTSSRGQRQAEDQIDSEEDVDLPLFNLDVILAATDNFSVNCKIGQGGFGSVYMAQLEDGKEVAIKRLSMRSLQGVGEFKNEVKLIAKLQHRNLVRLLGCCIDGDERMLVYEFMHNNSLDTFIFDEGKRGLLEWKNRFDIILGIARGLQYLHEDSRVRIIHRDMKASNVLLDRNMIPKISDFGIARMFGGDQTTEYTIKIIGTYGYMSPEYALDGVFSMKSDVYSFGVLVLEIITGRRNRGFYVDELDLNLLCYAWTLWKEGRGVDLLDEAMAGPYDYSVVLRCIQVALLCVQVHPRSRPLMSSVVMMLSSENATMPEPNEPGVNIGKNTSDRDTDLYPITAHSGTNFTEVDAR from the exons atgaCGACGCGTGCGCTCGCTCTCCTCCTCGCCCTGGCCGCCAGCTTCTTCTCCCACTCCGTCGCCGCCACCGACATCATCGACCTCACCACGTCCATCACCGGCAACCAGACGCTCGTCTCCACCGGCGGGGTCTTCCAGCTCGGCTTCTTCATCCCGCCCGGCGGCAGAAGAACTTACCTCGGCATCTGGTACGCCAGCATCCCGAGCAAACCCGTCGTGTGGGTCGCCAACCGCAACAACCCGCTCTTCCGCACCCCCGGCGCCCTAAGTCTCACCTCCGACGGCCGGCTCGTCATCGTCGACCGCCGCAACTCCACCGTCTGGTCTTCGCCGGCTCCCACCTCCTCCGAGAGCCCAATAACCACGCGCGCCGCCGCCCAGCTACGCGACAATGGCAACTTCCTCCTCAGCTCGGACGGCAGCGGGTCCCCCGAGAGCGTGGCGTGGCAGAGCTTCGACTACCCAACGGACACGCTGCTCCCGGGCATGAAGCTCGGGATAGACCTCAAGAAGCGCCTCAGCTGGAACATCACGTCCTGGAACAGCGCCTCGGACCCCTCGTCGGGGctctacaccttcaaggtcatccTTGGCGGCCTGCCGGAGTTCTTCCTCTTCCGCGGTCCGGAGGTGATCTACGCGAGCGGGCCATTCAACGGGGCCGGGCTCACGGGCGTGCCCAACCTCAGGTCCCCGAACTTCGTCTTCAAGGTCGTGTCCACCTCCGACGAGACGTACTACAGCTACGCCGTCACCGACCCATCGCTGCTGTCGCGATTCGTGGCCAACGGCGAGGCGGGGCGGCTGCAGCGGTACGTGTGGACCAACGGCAACTGGAGCAGCTTCTGGTACTACCCGACCGATCCCTGCGACAACTACGCCATGTGCGGGCCCTTCGGGTACTGCGACATGACCGCCACCCCGCTCTGCAGCTGCCTGCCGGGCTTCCAGCCCCGGTCGCAGCAGCAATGGACTCTCAGGGACGCCACCGGCGGCTGTGTCAGGAGCACAAAGCTGACCTGTGCCGACGCCGGAGACGGGTTCTGGCCGATGAACCGGATGAAGCTGCCGCAGGCGACCAACGCGACAGTGTACGCCGACATGACGCTAGACCACTGCAGGCAGGTGTGCCTGGCGAACTGCAGCTGCAGGGCCTACTCCGCCGCCAACATGAGCGGCGGTGTCAGCCGCGGGTGCGTCATCTGGGGCGTCGATCTGCTTGACATGAGGCAGTATCCGGGGGTCGTGCAGGACGTGTACATCCGGCTCGCGCAGTCTGAGGTGGATGCCTTGAGTGCCGCAG CTGCTACCCGCCGGCGTCCAAAGATGAAGCTGTTGATCGCCATCGTCGCCGGTGTTGCCGGCGTGCTTCTTCTGGGGGCAATTGGCTGCGGCTGTTTTTGGAGGAACAGGAAAAGGAAGAAAGTTCAGGCTAAAACGACACCAAGCACAAGCAGCCGGGGCCAACGGCAGGCAGAGGACCAGATAGATAGCGAGGAGGATGTCGACCTTCCGTTGTTCAACCTGGATGTGATTCTGGCCGCAACAGACAACTTCTCCGTGAACTGTAAGATAGGACAAGGTGGATTTGGCTCCGTTTATATG GCACAGCTTGAGGATGGAAAAGAGGTAGCGATAAAGAGGCTATCTATGAGATCGCTACAAGGGGTTGGGGAGTTCAAGAACGAGGTAAAACTGATAGCAAAGCTTCAGCATAGGAACCTCGTGAGGTTACTAGGCTGCTGCATCGACGGCGACGAGAGAATGCTCGTGTACGAGTTCATGCACAACAACAGCCTAGACACGTTCATATTTG ATGAAGGAAAGCGGGGGTTACTAGAATGGAAGAACCGTTTTGACATCATCCTGGGGATTGCACGGGGTCTTCAGTATCTCCATGAGGATTCAAGGGTCAGGATCATACATAGAGATATGAAGGCAAGCAATGTGTTACTAGACAGAAATATGATCCCCAAAATCTCCGACTTTGGTATTGCCCGAATGTTCGGAGGTGATCAGACAACTGAATATACCATAAAGATCATCGGGACATA CGGCTACATGTCCCCGGAATATGCACTGGATGGCGTTTTCTCTATGAAATCCGATGTCTATAGCTTCGGTGTCCTGGTACTGGAGATCATCACCGGCAGGAGGAACCGAGGCTTTTACGTCGACGAGCTTGATCTCAACCTCCTTTGTTAT GCATGGACGCTCTGGAAAGAAGGACGGGGCGTAGATCTACTAGATGAAGCGATGGCCGGACCCTATGACTACAGCGTGGTGCTCAGGTGCATACAGGTTGCTCTCCTGTGTGTTCAAGTGCATCCCCGGAGCAGGCCACTGATGTCTTCAGTTGTTATGATGCTGAGCAGTGAGAATGCAACGATGCCAGAACCAAATGAGCCTGGGGTAAACATTGGGAAGAACACGTCAGACAGGGACACGGATTTATATCCAATTACAGCCCATAGTGGAACCAATTTCACAGAAGTAGATGCTAGGTAG